A genomic segment from Chloroflexota bacterium encodes:
- a CDS encoding helix-turn-helix domain-containing protein — translation MQDGARGYAIEAFRAAIRARGWETAWVAGLLGYPSRYLRAILDGEEPVTEEFVERVAQVLEVPETLFVQEARLRSV, via the coding sequence ATGCAAGATGGGGCGAGGGGGTACGCGATAGAGGCGTTTCGGGCGGCGATTCGTGCCCGGGGTTGGGAGACGGCATGGGTCGCAGGGTTGCTGGGGTATCCGAGCCGGTATCTTCGGGCGATCCTGGATGGAGAGGAGCCGGTGACGGAGGAGTTTGTGGAGCGAGTGGCCCAGGTGTTGGAGGTTCCAGAGACGCTGTTTGTGCAGGAAGCGAGGTTGCGTTCGGTCTAG